GATGTGGAGCCCAGAGATGGCTTCAAAAAGTATAAGGATGGCTCTCAAGTATTTAACTTGACTCTCCTCCACATCTCAAACAATTAGAGTGTCATCTGCATATTGAATGTTGTTATGCGACTTCATTCTTTCATACAGATTTCCAGTAGGATGAGGgttttatcatctttattaaaaatagttatagAAGAACCCAACAGAAAAGATACATTAACTAGACCCTTTCTGCACTGCTAAATCACTATGAGAAGCTTTAGAATTAAAATTGTGAAGGGATAACTCCTGATTTAGGAAGTGTACAAGCTTCCAATCTTTGGATGGTCTTCTAAGTATGGTAGCCCAATAACTGTAAAGTCCCGGAGAGTCAAGTAATCAGCCATATGCCTCTTTATTCACTTCAAAGGGTATAACTCAGTGAATAAAGCTTTCAACGAAGTCCTCCATCCAAACATCTCCCCGAAATTAATTTAATTCCCTATGCCAGCTTGTATGAGCGTGTTTTAAAGATTCAGGTAAATCAAGATTGATGCACCTTCTTAACCTTCTTCcctaaacaaaaaaaaggatTGATGCACCTTCTTTAAGGATATCATCTTGTGGATCTGATTTCAATGGAAAACAATCACATCTAGCCATCTATCTTCAGATATAGAGGGCTTATGACTAACATAATTTGCCCCCCAAAACAAGGTAAGCATTCCTTAATTATTGGTGATAAGCTGCCTCTACTAATTGTTGTGTCACCTTGCAATGATTGTGTTTAATTCGAGTTTGACGCATTTACTGAGATTAATTCTGCAGGGAGATCTGACTTCACTGGGCGAAACAATCATGATATTAAATTCACATCTAGTGGTAATACCTATCAAAAACAAAGTTTTTCACATTTAGTGGAAATATAAGTAACTCCAGTATTTGTTAGGTTCACAAGCGAATTTCCTCTGCCTTGTGTTTGTCAGACTTGGATTTTGCTTTTTTCAAGTTTCTGGTGCCAAAACAGTATTTTCTGAAGGTTTGTGTGCTACATTATTTGTTAGGCTCACAAATGAATTTCTGAGCTTGTACCTGGAAGCTACATTCATCTTGAAAGTCTAAAacttattatttcttttgtatACCCGTTGCAGGGAAGAAGGCGTGGCACTGATCACTCCGTGATTTCATCTCTCAAGATCCATTCCCTGGCTGAAACAAATGGCTCGGAAGACAATGAAACAGAATTTTACAGTTTGTCAGATGCTGGGTTGACTGCTGTTGCTGCTGGTTTCACTAAGCTTGAAAAGCTGAGCTTAATATGTTGCTCCAATGTGACACATGTGGGGCTGAGGTCTATAGCTGAAAAGTGTATATTTTTGAAGTCTTTGGATTTACAGGTAGATATCTGGTCATTTAGAACTTTGGTTTGCTCATGGTTATTCTATTGATCTGTTTCAAGCTGTTTTGGAATTGAATTAGATGATTTACATGTTATCAAAAGTCTTAGAAGCTTTAGTTTCCTGTTCCTCTTAAAGGGCTGTTATGTTGGAGATCAAGGTCTAGCAGCTGTTGGGGAGTTCTCTAAGCAACTTGAAGATTTGAATTTACGGTTCTGTGAAGGCCTAACTGACGCAGGCTTGATTAAATTGGTAGATGGTTCCGGGAAGACGTTGAAATCGATTAGTTTGGCTGTCTGTGCAAATTTAACTGACACCTCCTTGGAAGCTGTGGGATCTCGTTGTAGATCTTTGGAGTCCTTGTCACTAGACTCAGAGTTTATCCATGATAAAGGTGTACTTGCTGTTGCCCAAGGATGCCCTCAGTTGAAGGTTCTGAAGCTACAATGTGTCAATGTTACAGATAATGCTCTCCAAGGCATTGGCACTTGCTGTTTGTTGCTGGAGTTGTTGGCTCTGTACAGTTTCCAAATATTTACGGACAAGTTAGTTgtttactctattttatttgtgtcgctttcgttatttgatttcccatatcgctttgaacttcttagccttatctgacccttttttatgcttttattgagtcgagggtctcttggaaacagtcgtcctaccttggtaggagtaaggtctgcgtacactttaccctccccagaccccacgttgtgggatttcactgggttgttgttgttgttagttgttTATTCTGCTTGTCTTCCCTATTTGGATTAATTTGTTTTTACTTACCAGCAGCATGATCGTAATTTCTATATTCATGTAAGCTTTTATAGCTTTGTCAGTGTTTAGATTTTGCAATCTAAATACCTAGAGGCcttttggattggcttataagctgctttcaactttttttgagtgtttgactgaccaacttaaagtcattttgtgcttaatataagccccaataaatagttgggtttatttggatgaacttattttaagcagtttataagttgaaaacagcttataattaaaaaaaaagttggcctgtacctactttttttttttttttttacttataagcagttttcaacttataagctgcttaaaaataagtcaaccCAAACAGGCTACTAATCTTCAAATTTTCAACTCCATCTTTGCTAAAAAAAGGAATTCCTGAATATTGAGAACAGATAGTAACTTGATTCAAACTGTGTGTTGCTGTCTGCCTTTTTATGGCAATAGTTGCAAGCAAAAATTTAACAAAGCATGTGCTGGGATGATTGGTTTTCCAATCTGACCTATATCTTTATGCATATTTCTTCAGGAGTCTGTGTGCTATTGGTAAAGGGTGCAAACGGTTGAAGTCTCTTACCTTGAATGATTGTACTTTCTTAAGCGACAAAGGCTTGGAAGCAGTTGCAGTTGGTTGCGCTGGGCTCACACATCTTGAGGTTAATGGCTGCCACAATATAGGGACATATGGACTGGAGTCTATTGCAAGATCTTGCACGTACACTTTTTTGCCTTGTGctttattttgaatttctttttaaCCTTAGTGTTGAATTTTAGTTATTGACGACAAAAAGACCTAGTGTTTACTTTTCCCCCCTTCTCCTTCTTCCCTGAAATAAAGATAGATTCTTGTAAACTGCTTATATTTCTAAAGTCGTATGCATGCGTGTAGTGCATTTGAGGAGTGTGTTTAGCATGAGAAACACCTCTGTGAGTATTTAGTAAATGTTTAGAATTAGATTTTAGAGGTTTCAGAAAAATAAGCATTACAAGAAGCAGCTCAAAATTGGTGCTTATGGAACTACTTTTGCACTTAAGATTTCAGGCGCTATGTTAAAGGAAAATTTGCTATTCTATCAAATAGAAATGCAGTGCTCCtgcttgattttaatttttataaattgaaCAGAAAAATTGCTTCATAAAACAATTATAGCAGATTATAGATGGAGTGCTTATATTAGATTTTTAATGTGAGCTTCTTTGAACATACTCTTTGGAAAAgtattttttcccttttatttaaaaaagaagGTATTTCTACATAAGCTGTACTCCCAAGTTAGGCCAAATTGAGTTCTCTGTTATTCCAAAGCTCATGCGATAATCATGTTATGCTATTTCTGGCAGTATTACCTCATGAAATAAATGCTATACTTTTCCAAACTCCAGGGGATGGTTTCATCCATGTTTACAGCCAACTTTCTGaatctattgagttagataatTAATGAGGAATGCAGATAAGTTCCAACACTTTCAAAGAGGCTTACAGTAGGATGTAGGCTGATCTAGTATTGGAATTTGATTGAGAGAAGCATTGAACTACCTGTTAGTATAGGATAATATGCTGAATCAGAATGGTAATTGCAGTTATcctatgttttattttgattgcAGTTTTTGATTTGCCATATATACTTTGAATATGATGTTATTTCTTTCAAGAAAATGTGAGTTGAAGAGGATGGGAGCAGTAGTTATGTCGGCAGTAATACTTGTGTTTGTGTTCATAGACGATTTGGCAGTAATTTCACTGTCTTTAATGAAATCCTGTCTTTTTTCGTCGTATAGTGTCCTCCTATTTCTTTCATCTTTTCTTCTTTAAAAATGAAGACTAAAAACCTAATCTATTATGACTAGCAAGCTGTTGAATGATAGTTGATTGGTTCACTGATAGATTGATTACTGCTATTTATATAATGTTTGTCTCATCTTATTAATAATACTTATGAAATTCATGAATCTTATCCATTTCTTGATCTGATAGTTTGTACCCTCTAAAATTCTGTCCTGGTCCTATCTTGAGttttttccttccttttttcAAGGAATCAAAAGGTCCTAATTTGAGTTTTGGCTTTACAATGTAGGCATCTGTCGGAGTTGGCCTTGCTGTATTGTCAAAGAATTGGTAATTTCGCATTGTCTGAGATTGGCAAAGGATGCAAGTTCTTGCAAGCTCTGCATTTGGTAGATTGTGCGAGTATTGGGGACGAAGCCATATGCTCTATAGCCAGAGGATGCTGCAACCTCAAAAGGCTACACATCCGTCGATGTTATGAGGTACTTAATAATCTCTCTCCCGCATTACTTCCTCTTACATAGggattttctctcttgttctcaaGTGATGTCAAAGTTACAAGATATCTTTACTTGTGGAGGTGTTGCATATTGCTGGAGATGTGCATTTTCTTGATCAGTAAAGATTCAAAGATGTTATTAATTACCAGCACCGAGATGGTGCTGCACTTGTACACTAGGGATCCGGAAACACCAGCAGAACTTTTCTAATACATCAGCTGACAAAAGCAAGAGCATCCTCCAGTTCTAGTGTTTTAGTATGTACACATCAAATACCCTCTATACCTGAAGGCACTGAATAAATCTAAGAGACTAACCTCATCCGATATGAATcattctccaaaaaaaaaacctcATCCGACATGAATTCAACTTTACAACAATAAGCGAGTAAAAGACAAGCAGTTGTATTTGATTTTGCTAACAGATTCTGCTCTATTCTTGAAGCACCTTAAGTTCCTTTCCTTCCATATTTTGTCTATCAATTGCACGCTGTTACTGTAGTTCGTACCCTTTTCTGTTTCTTATTAATGCCTCTTCCGTTCCTACTGAGTGGGAGCTCCCTGGTAGTTGTTGGCATTGTCCACATAAGCTTAAAGATGTGCAGGAACATTACCATAGTTGTGAGAGTAATATTCAATGTAGAAAAATGTGACAGTTGTCTTCCATCTCTTTCTCACAAAGGTAGCACCTGCTGCACaagtttatcttcttttttaacTAGCCTCATATGCTGCCATGCGAGTCAATCTACCTTCTGTAACAAGATTTAACAGAATTGCTATGGTGCCGAAAAGACTCTTATCTTTGTCTTCCTTCCCTTCCTTTGTATCCTTGTgttaaagaatgaaaaaagtTCCATAGTGGTGGTTAATGAGATGAGTGGTCTCCTTATAAGGCTTGGGTAATCCTCCTCCCTTTGAGCTAGCTTATGGGGTGTGAGCTATGCCCAAGATTTAATtttacatggtattagagcatgaCCCATCTCACCCAATGTTGGGCCCCCAAATGAAAATTGCCCACACATTAGATGCCTAGCACTGGGTGTGAGGTGGGGTGTTAATGAATGAAAAAAGTCTCACATTGGTGGTTATTGAGATGGGTGGTCTCCTTATAAGGCTTGGGCAATCCTCTTCCCTTTGAGTTAGCTTTTGGGGTGTGAGTTAGGCCCAAGGCCTAATTTTACACCCTGCAATAACAAAAGAATTGTTCAACCTTGCAATTTCCTAATCATTTTGTTTTCTCCTCATACTTATTTGCCGTCTTGCTTCTGTTGAATGATGACGGTCTTGCTTCAGTGTCTTGGACTATCTGGAAGAAGTCAGGGAATCATCCCTTCAGTGGAGTATTGCCTATCCTTTTATTGTGCCAGAAGGAATTACTTATACCATACCTTAAGCTGATTCTTTGTGAGAACTCTTGCCATTGAGCTCTTGTGGGCTTCTATACAGAATATCCATAAAGACCAGTTTCATTGAGGTGCTGTATTTGTTTATCATTCCACGCTTCTCTTTATCCACTTCTCCACAATGCCTCTTCCTCTCCTAAATACCTCCACAATGTCTTGTCCTCTTCTGAATACCTCCACAACTATTTTATCAGTAAATTTCCATTTTACAGCCTCAGATTTTTTATGCCCAAATGACCCCCTTTTTGTCCTTGATTACATTGTCCGAGCTTATCAAAAGAATTGCCTTTGTTTCTTTGTTACCTTGCCATAGAAAGTCCCTTCTAATTTGTCAAACCTTTTTCCCTTCTTCATCCCAATTGGAAATGCATCTAATACACTGTTGATGAGCATCAGCCTTCCTCCCAAATACAAATTAAGGTGTTCATTATCAAACTCTTTTCGGGAGgcataaaatttattaataaagcacctaacaacaacaacaacaacaacccagtgtaATAAAGCacctaaatttatttaaaaagttTTTGGTGTCCTCATACATTAAAAAAGGTGTTATGCGTGCTTACACGAAATCATGAAAGTTCTTTTTGTATTATAGTTACTTTGTTCTGTCTTTGgaacatatattatatttggGGTAGAGGGAGGGTGGGGTGGGGTGTACCTTTTCTTTTGAAAGGAAAATAGGTTAATCAAAGAGCCATTTGGTAGCACATATTTTGTTCAGATTTAGTTACCCTATTCATTCACAAAACTggtactccctccgtcccattttatgtggcacTGTTTGACTTGGCAtggtgtttaagaaaaaaagaaggctttggaaacttgtggtctaaaataatcTTTAGATATTTGTGTGGATGTAAATCATTTCTCTAGGGTAAAAGaggaattttaaagttaaattatttcttattatagtaaggtgacattctttttgggacggactaaaaaggaaagggtgccacataaaatgggacggagggagtataatTTACTGAGTAATgttttcattttttgtgtgtgtttggGTGGATGGGGTTTATAATACATTAACAAAAATTTCTctggaaaaaggaaaaagttgCCCGTGGAATAAATTTGAGGTTCAAATCCTATTGATAGTCGTATCAGCCAGAAAGCCCTAACACCTTTCTCCCATAAATTATAGATGTCATTCTCGTTTATCTGTGCGAGCTAAAGTTCTCAGGATcactctcttttattttattccCTCTAATATATTTCCAATGCCGTTCTCTTCATCTAGAATAACAGACCTGCAACAGCTCCATATTTACCTTATGACTGCTATGATCAACTGAACACATCACTGATATGTGCCTTCTCTTTAGACTACATTACCATAGCATTCAAGAGACTTGAGTTGTCCATGGGAGGCCTAACAGCACTCCTTCTTTCCCCTTTTTCATTCTTTCTAATCTATTGTTAGTGAAATCTGGTTTGTGCTGTATCCTTTGCACTTTATTCCCAAAACTCAATTGTTTTACTTGATAACGGTGCTCTTTTCATCTGATTTGATAGGTTGGAAATAAGGGAATTATAGCTGTTGGCGAGAACTGTAAATTTCTTACAGACCTTAGCCTTCGATTCTGCGATAGGTACGTGATTTTCTCTTTCTCAACTAATATTGCCTTCTATTATTTTGCTTCTCAATCATCAAGTCTCGGCTAATAAAATTGTCAGACAGCCTCTTCCTTGCTTGCATTACTTCCTCTATTGTCCTATAAATTTATACTTGAATGCTCTTTGAGATGAACATTTATCTTTGCATCTCTTTTCTCTGATTTCTTTTTGGATATGGGAACTGTTGTGCTCCTTTTTGGCGCCTCTCGTGCTGCAAGAGGTCACTTGTCCATTTGAAGATGAAGATTCTCTAGGCACAATTTTTATCTACTTCTTTAAAGCTTCCTGTCCCCGAGTCCGATGGAAAATGTTACACACTGCGTGATTAAACAAAAATTTGTGTCTAGATGGTTCCTTGCTTTAGCAACTTCTCCTTTATGCATATTGTTGATTGCATATATTTTGCATATCATATACTTTGAACTGCTTCTTGATCAAAGCTTGCTATTTAACTACCGGTGTTACTGGTAATTTGTCTCTAATAAG
This Solanum dulcamara chromosome 8, daSolDulc1.2, whole genome shotgun sequence DNA region includes the following protein-coding sequences:
- the LOC129899334 gene encoding F-box/LRR-repeat protein 4, which gives rise to MRGRDWINQILPEELILDIFRHLESKSSRDACALVCKRWLRLERLSRLTLRIGASGCPDVFIKLLARRFVNVRNVFVNERLSISLPVPLGRRRGTDHSVISSLKIHSLAETNGSEDNETEFYSLSDAGLTAVAAGFTKLEKLSLICCSNVTHVGLRSIAEKCIFLKSLDLQGCYVGDQGLAAVGEFSKQLEDLNLRFCEGLTDAGLIKLVDGSGKTLKSISLAVCANLTDTSLEAVGSRCRSLESLSLDSEFIHDKGVLAVAQGCPQLKVLKLQCVNVTDNALQGIGTCCLLLELLALYSFQIFTDKSLCAIGKGCKRLKSLTLNDCTFLSDKGLEAVAVGCAGLTHLEVNGCHNIGTYGLESIARSCTHLSELALLYCQRIGNFALSEIGKGCKFLQALHLVDCASIGDEAICSIARGCCNLKRLHIRRCYEVGNKGIIAVGENCKFLTDLSLRFCDRVGDEALVAIGEGCSLHHLNVSGCHQIGDAGIIAIARGCPELSYLDVSVLQDLGDMAMVELGEGCPLLRDIVLSHCRQITDVGLSYIANRCTLLETSHMVYCPGITASGVATVITSCTNIKKVLVEKWKVSPRTKRRAGSIISYLCVDL